A window of the Cynocephalus volans isolate mCynVol1 chromosome 10, mCynVol1.pri, whole genome shotgun sequence genome harbors these coding sequences:
- the ILF3 gene encoding interleukin enhancer-binding factor 3 isoform X4, with translation MRPMRIFVNDDRHVMAKHSSVYPTQEELEAVQNMVSHTERALKAVSDWIDEQEKGSSEHAESDNMDMPPEDEGKEGAGEQKTEHMTRTLRGVMRVGLVAKGLLLKGDLDLELVLLCKEKPTTALLDKVADNLAIQLTAVTEDKYEILQSVDDAAIVIKNTKEPPLSLTIHLTSPVVREEMEKVLAGETLSVNDPPDVLDRQKCLAALASLRHAKWFQARANGLKSCVIVIRVLRDLCTRVPTWGPLRGWPLELLCEKSIGTANRPMGAGEALRRVLECLASGIVMPDGSGIYDPCEKEATDAIGHLDRQQREDITQSAQHALRLAAFGQLHKVLGMDPLPSKMPKKPKNENPVDYTVQIPPSTTYAITPMKRPMEEDGEEKSPSKKKKKIQKKEEKAEPPQAMNALMRLNQLKPGLQYKLVSQTGPVHAPIFTMSVEVDGNSFEASGPSKKTAKLHVAVKVLQDMGLPTGAEGRDSSKGEDSAEETEAKPAVVAPPPVVEAVSTPSAAFPSDATAEQGPILTKHGKNPVMELNEKRRGLKYELISETGGSHDKRFVMEVEVDGQKFQGAGSNKKVAKAYAALAALEKLFPDAPLALEANKKKRAPVPVRGGPKFAAKPHNPGFGMGGPMHNEVPPPPNLRGRGRGGNIRGRGRGRGFGGANHGGYMNAGAGYGSYGYGGNSATAGYSDFFTDCYGYHDFGSS, from the exons atg CGTCCAATGCGAATTTTTGTGAATGATGACCGCCACGTGATGGCAAAGCATTCTTCGGTTTATCCCACACAAGAGGAGCTGGAGGCAGTGCAGAACATGGTGTCACATACCGAGCGGGCGCTCAAAGCCGTGTCCGACTGGATAGACGAGCAGGAGAAAGGCAGCAGCGAGCATGCCGAGTCCGATAACATGGATATGCCCCCAGAGGATGAGGGCAAAGAAGGGGCCGG AGAACAGAAGACGGAGCACATGACCAGAACCCTGCGGGGTGTGATGCGAGTTGGTCTCGTGGCAAAGGGCCTTCTGCTCAAAGGGGACTTGGATCTGGAGCTAGTGCTGCTATGTAAGGAGAAGCCCACGACCGCCCTCCTGGACAAGGTGGCTGACAACCTGGCCATCCAGCTCACT gcTGTAACAGAAGACAAGTATGAAATACTTCAATCTGTCGATGATGCTGCAATAgtgataaaaaacacaaaagagccTCCATTGTCCTTGACCATCCACCTGACATCCCCCGTTGtcagagaagaaatggagaaagtatTAGCTGGAG AAACGCTATCAGTCAACGACCCCCCGGACGTTCTGGACAGGCAGAAATGCCTTGCTGCCTTGGCGTCCCTCCGCCACGCCAAGTGGTTCCAG GCCAGAGCCAATGGGCTGAAGTCATGTGTCATCGTCATCCGGGTCTTGAGGGACCTGTGCACCCGCGTGCCTACCTGGGGTCCCCTCCGAGGATGG CCTCTCGAGCTGCTGTGCGAGAAATCCATTGGCACGGCCAATAGACCCATGGGAGCCGGCGAGGCCTTGCGGAGAGTGCTGGAGTGCCTGGCGTCAGGCATCGTGATGCCAG ATGGTTCTGGCATTTATGACCCTTGTGAAAAAGAAGCCACTGATGCTATTGGGCATCTAGACAGACAGCAACGGGAAGATATCACACAGAGTGCGCAG CACGCACTGCGACTCGCCGCGTTTGGCCAGCTCCATAAAGTTCTGGGTATGGATCCTCTGCCTTCCAAGATGCCGAAGAAACCAAAGAACGAAAATCCAGTGGACTACACCG tTCAAATCCCCCCCAGCACCACCTACGCCATCACACCCATGAAACGCCCCatggaggaggatggggaggagaaGTCTCCcagcaaaaagaagaagaagattcAAAAGAAAG AGGAGAAGGCAGAGCCTCCCCAAGCTATGAATGCGCTGATGAGGCTGAACCAGCTGAAGCCAGGGTTGCAGTACAAGCTGGTTTCCCAGACGGGCCCGGTCCATGCCCCCATCTTCACCATGTCCGTGGAGGTAGATGGCAATTCATTCGAGGCTTCTGGACCATCCAAGAAGACTGCCAAGCTGCACGTGGCCGTCAAG GTGTTACAGGACATGGGCTTGCCAACGGGCGCTGAAGGCCGGGACTCAAGCAAGGGGGAGGACTCAGCCGAAGAGACCGAGGCGAAGCCAGCCGTGGTGGCCCCTCCCCCTGTGGTGGAAGCTGTCTCCACCCCCAGCGCAGCCTTCCCCTCAGATGCCACTGCCGAG CAGGGGCCGATCCTGACAAAGCACGGCAAGAACCCAGTTATGGAGCTGAATGAGAAGAGGCGTGGGCTCAAGTACGAGCTCATCTCCGAGACGGGGGGCAGCCACGACAAGCGCTTCGTCATGGAG GTCGAGGTGGATGGACAGAAGTTTCAAGGTGCTGGATCGAACAAGAAGGTGGCAAAGGCATACGCTGCCCTTGCTGCACTGGAGAAGCTCTTCCCTGATGCCCCTCTCGCCCTTGAAGCCAACAAAAAGAAGAGGGCCCCAGTACCTGTCCGAGGTGGACCGAAATTTGCTGCTAAG CCACACAACCCTGGCTTTGGCATGGGTGGCCCCATGCACAACGAGGTGCCGCCGCCCCCCAACCTTCGAGGGCGGGGGCGAGGAGGGAACATCCGTGGACGAGGACGAGGGAGAGGATTTGGTGGCGCCAACCATGGAGGCTACATGAATGCTG GTGCCGGGTATGGAAGCTATGGGTATGGTGGCAACTCGGCGACAGCAGGCTACA GTGACTTTTTCACAGACTGCTACGGCTATCATGATTTTGGGTCTTCCTAG
- the ILF3 gene encoding interleukin enhancer-binding factor 3 isoform X3, whose product MRPMRIFVNDDRHVMAKHSSVYPTQEELEAVQNMVSHTERALKAVSDWIDEQEKGSSEHAESDNMDMPPEDEGKEGAGEQKTEHMTRTLRGVMRVGLVAKGLLLKGDLDLELVLLCKEKPTTALLDKVADNLAIQLTAVTEDKYEILQSVDDAAIVIKNTKEPPLSLTIHLTSPVVREEMEKVLAGETLSVNDPPDVLDRQKCLAALASLRHAKWFQARANGLKSCVIVIRVLRDLCTRVPTWGPLRGWPLELLCEKSIGTANRPMGAGEALRRVLECLASGIVMPDGSGIYDPCEKEATDAIGHLDRQQREDITQSAQHALRLAAFGQLHKVLGMDPLPSKMPKKPKNENPVDYTVQIPPSTTYAITPMKRPMEEDGEEKSPSKKKKKIQKKEEKAEPPQAMNALMRLNQLKPGLQYKLVSQTGPVHAPIFTMSVEVDGNSFEASGPSKKTAKLHVAVKVLQDMGLPTGAEGRDSSKGEDSAEETEAKPAVVAPPPVVEAVSTPSAAFPSDATAENVKQQGPILTKHGKNPVMELNEKRRGLKYELISETGGSHDKRFVMEVEVDGQKFQGAGSNKKVAKAYAALAALEKLFPDAPLALEANKKKRAPVPVRGGPKFAAKPHNPGFGMGGPMHNEVPPPPNLRGRGRGGNIRGRGRGRGFGGANHGGYMNAGAGYGSYGYGGNSATAGYSDFFTDCYGYHDFGSS is encoded by the exons atg CGTCCAATGCGAATTTTTGTGAATGATGACCGCCACGTGATGGCAAAGCATTCTTCGGTTTATCCCACACAAGAGGAGCTGGAGGCAGTGCAGAACATGGTGTCACATACCGAGCGGGCGCTCAAAGCCGTGTCCGACTGGATAGACGAGCAGGAGAAAGGCAGCAGCGAGCATGCCGAGTCCGATAACATGGATATGCCCCCAGAGGATGAGGGCAAAGAAGGGGCCGG AGAACAGAAGACGGAGCACATGACCAGAACCCTGCGGGGTGTGATGCGAGTTGGTCTCGTGGCAAAGGGCCTTCTGCTCAAAGGGGACTTGGATCTGGAGCTAGTGCTGCTATGTAAGGAGAAGCCCACGACCGCCCTCCTGGACAAGGTGGCTGACAACCTGGCCATCCAGCTCACT gcTGTAACAGAAGACAAGTATGAAATACTTCAATCTGTCGATGATGCTGCAATAgtgataaaaaacacaaaagagccTCCATTGTCCTTGACCATCCACCTGACATCCCCCGTTGtcagagaagaaatggagaaagtatTAGCTGGAG AAACGCTATCAGTCAACGACCCCCCGGACGTTCTGGACAGGCAGAAATGCCTTGCTGCCTTGGCGTCCCTCCGCCACGCCAAGTGGTTCCAG GCCAGAGCCAATGGGCTGAAGTCATGTGTCATCGTCATCCGGGTCTTGAGGGACCTGTGCACCCGCGTGCCTACCTGGGGTCCCCTCCGAGGATGG CCTCTCGAGCTGCTGTGCGAGAAATCCATTGGCACGGCCAATAGACCCATGGGAGCCGGCGAGGCCTTGCGGAGAGTGCTGGAGTGCCTGGCGTCAGGCATCGTGATGCCAG ATGGTTCTGGCATTTATGACCCTTGTGAAAAAGAAGCCACTGATGCTATTGGGCATCTAGACAGACAGCAACGGGAAGATATCACACAGAGTGCGCAG CACGCACTGCGACTCGCCGCGTTTGGCCAGCTCCATAAAGTTCTGGGTATGGATCCTCTGCCTTCCAAGATGCCGAAGAAACCAAAGAACGAAAATCCAGTGGACTACACCG tTCAAATCCCCCCCAGCACCACCTACGCCATCACACCCATGAAACGCCCCatggaggaggatggggaggagaaGTCTCCcagcaaaaagaagaagaagattcAAAAGAAAG AGGAGAAGGCAGAGCCTCCCCAAGCTATGAATGCGCTGATGAGGCTGAACCAGCTGAAGCCAGGGTTGCAGTACAAGCTGGTTTCCCAGACGGGCCCGGTCCATGCCCCCATCTTCACCATGTCCGTGGAGGTAGATGGCAATTCATTCGAGGCTTCTGGACCATCCAAGAAGACTGCCAAGCTGCACGTGGCCGTCAAG GTGTTACAGGACATGGGCTTGCCAACGGGCGCTGAAGGCCGGGACTCAAGCAAGGGGGAGGACTCAGCCGAAGAGACCGAGGCGAAGCCAGCCGTGGTGGCCCCTCCCCCTGTGGTGGAAGCTGTCTCCACCCCCAGCGCAGCCTTCCCCTCAGATGCCACTGCCGAG AACGTAAAACAGCAGGGGCCGATCCTGACAAAGCACGGCAAGAACCCAGTTATGGAGCTGAATGAGAAGAGGCGTGGGCTCAAGTACGAGCTCATCTCCGAGACGGGGGGCAGCCACGACAAGCGCTTCGTCATGGAG GTCGAGGTGGATGGACAGAAGTTTCAAGGTGCTGGATCGAACAAGAAGGTGGCAAAGGCATACGCTGCCCTTGCTGCACTGGAGAAGCTCTTCCCTGATGCCCCTCTCGCCCTTGAAGCCAACAAAAAGAAGAGGGCCCCAGTACCTGTCCGAGGTGGACCGAAATTTGCTGCTAAG CCACACAACCCTGGCTTTGGCATGGGTGGCCCCATGCACAACGAGGTGCCGCCGCCCCCCAACCTTCGAGGGCGGGGGCGAGGAGGGAACATCCGTGGACGAGGACGAGGGAGAGGATTTGGTGGCGCCAACCATGGAGGCTACATGAATGCTG GTGCCGGGTATGGAAGCTATGGGTATGGTGGCAACTCGGCGACAGCAGGCTACA GTGACTTTTTCACAGACTGCTACGGCTATCATGATTTTGGGTCTTCCTAG
- the ILF3 gene encoding interleukin enhancer-binding factor 3 isoform X1 has protein sequence MRPMRIFVNDDRHVMAKHSSVYPTQEELEAVQNMVSHTERALKAVSDWIDEQEKGSSEHAESDNMDMPPEDEGKEGAGEQKTEHMTRTLRGVMRVGLVAKGLLLKGDLDLELVLLCKEKPTTALLDKVADNLAIQLTAVTEDKYEILQSVDDAAIVIKNTKEPPLSLTIHLTSPVVREEMEKVLAGETLSVNDPPDVLDRQKCLAALASLRHAKWFQARANGLKSCVIVIRVLRDLCTRVPTWGPLRGWPLELLCEKSIGTANRPMGAGEALRRVLECLASGIVMPDGSGIYDPCEKEATDAIGHLDRQQREDITQSAQHALRLAAFGQLHKVLGMDPLPSKMPKKPKNENPVDYTVQIPPSTTYAITPMKRPMEEDGEEKSPSKKKKKIQKKEEKAEPPQAMNALMRLNQLKPGLQYKLVSQTGPVHAPIFTMSVEVDGNSFEASGPSKKTAKLHVAVKVLQDMGLPTGAEGRDSSKGEDSAEETEAKPAVVAPPPVVEAVSTPSAAFPSDATAENVKQQGPILTKHGKNPVMELNEKRRGLKYELISETGGSHDKRFVMEVEVDGQKFQGAGSNKKVAKAYAALAALEKLFPDAPLALEANKKKRAPVPVRGGPKFAAKPHNPGFGMGGPMHNEVPPPPNLRGRGRGGNIRGRGRGRGFGGANHGGYMNAGAGYGSYGYGGNSATAGYSQFYSNGGHSGNTGGGGGGGGGGSSSYGSYYQGDNYNSPVPPKHAGKKQPHGGQQKSSYGSGYQSHQGQQQSYNQSQYSNYGPPQGKQKGYNHGQGSYSSYSNSYSSPGGGGGSDYNYESKFNYNSGGRSGGNSYGSGGSSYNPGSHGGYGGGSGGGSSYQGKQGGYSSQSNYNSPGSGQNYSGPPSSYQSSQGGYGRNADHSMNYQYR, from the exons atg CGTCCAATGCGAATTTTTGTGAATGATGACCGCCACGTGATGGCAAAGCATTCTTCGGTTTATCCCACACAAGAGGAGCTGGAGGCAGTGCAGAACATGGTGTCACATACCGAGCGGGCGCTCAAAGCCGTGTCCGACTGGATAGACGAGCAGGAGAAAGGCAGCAGCGAGCATGCCGAGTCCGATAACATGGATATGCCCCCAGAGGATGAGGGCAAAGAAGGGGCCGG AGAACAGAAGACGGAGCACATGACCAGAACCCTGCGGGGTGTGATGCGAGTTGGTCTCGTGGCAAAGGGCCTTCTGCTCAAAGGGGACTTGGATCTGGAGCTAGTGCTGCTATGTAAGGAGAAGCCCACGACCGCCCTCCTGGACAAGGTGGCTGACAACCTGGCCATCCAGCTCACT gcTGTAACAGAAGACAAGTATGAAATACTTCAATCTGTCGATGATGCTGCAATAgtgataaaaaacacaaaagagccTCCATTGTCCTTGACCATCCACCTGACATCCCCCGTTGtcagagaagaaatggagaaagtatTAGCTGGAG AAACGCTATCAGTCAACGACCCCCCGGACGTTCTGGACAGGCAGAAATGCCTTGCTGCCTTGGCGTCCCTCCGCCACGCCAAGTGGTTCCAG GCCAGAGCCAATGGGCTGAAGTCATGTGTCATCGTCATCCGGGTCTTGAGGGACCTGTGCACCCGCGTGCCTACCTGGGGTCCCCTCCGAGGATGG CCTCTCGAGCTGCTGTGCGAGAAATCCATTGGCACGGCCAATAGACCCATGGGAGCCGGCGAGGCCTTGCGGAGAGTGCTGGAGTGCCTGGCGTCAGGCATCGTGATGCCAG ATGGTTCTGGCATTTATGACCCTTGTGAAAAAGAAGCCACTGATGCTATTGGGCATCTAGACAGACAGCAACGGGAAGATATCACACAGAGTGCGCAG CACGCACTGCGACTCGCCGCGTTTGGCCAGCTCCATAAAGTTCTGGGTATGGATCCTCTGCCTTCCAAGATGCCGAAGAAACCAAAGAACGAAAATCCAGTGGACTACACCG tTCAAATCCCCCCCAGCACCACCTACGCCATCACACCCATGAAACGCCCCatggaggaggatggggaggagaaGTCTCCcagcaaaaagaagaagaagattcAAAAGAAAG AGGAGAAGGCAGAGCCTCCCCAAGCTATGAATGCGCTGATGAGGCTGAACCAGCTGAAGCCAGGGTTGCAGTACAAGCTGGTTTCCCAGACGGGCCCGGTCCATGCCCCCATCTTCACCATGTCCGTGGAGGTAGATGGCAATTCATTCGAGGCTTCTGGACCATCCAAGAAGACTGCCAAGCTGCACGTGGCCGTCAAG GTGTTACAGGACATGGGCTTGCCAACGGGCGCTGAAGGCCGGGACTCAAGCAAGGGGGAGGACTCAGCCGAAGAGACCGAGGCGAAGCCAGCCGTGGTGGCCCCTCCCCCTGTGGTGGAAGCTGTCTCCACCCCCAGCGCAGCCTTCCCCTCAGATGCCACTGCCGAG AACGTAAAACAGCAGGGGCCGATCCTGACAAAGCACGGCAAGAACCCAGTTATGGAGCTGAATGAGAAGAGGCGTGGGCTCAAGTACGAGCTCATCTCCGAGACGGGGGGCAGCCACGACAAGCGCTTCGTCATGGAG GTCGAGGTGGATGGACAGAAGTTTCAAGGTGCTGGATCGAACAAGAAGGTGGCAAAGGCATACGCTGCCCTTGCTGCACTGGAGAAGCTCTTCCCTGATGCCCCTCTCGCCCTTGAAGCCAACAAAAAGAAGAGGGCCCCAGTACCTGTCCGAGGTGGACCGAAATTTGCTGCTAAG CCACACAACCCTGGCTTTGGCATGGGTGGCCCCATGCACAACGAGGTGCCGCCGCCCCCCAACCTTCGAGGGCGGGGGCGAGGAGGGAACATCCGTGGACGAGGACGAGGGAGAGGATTTGGTGGCGCCAACCATGGAGGCTACATGAATGCTG GTGCCGGGTATGGAAGCTATGGGTATGGTGGCAACTCGGCGACAGCAGGCTACA GTCAGTTCTACAGCAACGGAGGGCATTCTGGGAATACCGGTggtggcggcggcgggggcggtggtGGCTCCTCCAGCTATGGCTCCTACTACCAAGGTGACAACTACAACTCACCAGTGCCCCCAAAACACGCTGGGAAGAAGCAACCCCACGGGGGCCAGCAGAAGTCCTCCTACGGCTCGGGCTACCAGTCCCACCAAGGCCAACAGCAGTCCTACAACCAGAGCCAGTACAGCAACTACGGCCCCCCACAGGGCAAGCAGAAAGGCTATAACCATGGACAAGGCAGCTACTCCTCCTACTCCAACTCCTACAGCTCCCCGGGCGGCGGGGGCGGCTCGGACTACAACTATGAGAGCAAATTCA ACTATAATAGCGGAGGCCGCAGCGGCGGGAACAGCTACGGCTCAGGTGGCTCGTCCTACAACCCAGGGTCACATGGGGGCTACGGCGGAGGTTCTGGGGGCGGCTCGTCATACCAAGGCAAACAAG GAGGCTACTCATCACAGTCCAACTACAACTCCCCCGGGTCCGGCCAGAATTACAGCGGCCCTCCCAGCTCTTACCAGTCCTCACAGGGCGGCTATGGCCGAAACGCAGACCACAGCATGAACTACCAGTACAGATAA
- the ILF3 gene encoding interleukin enhancer-binding factor 3 isoform X2 codes for MRPMRIFVNDDRHVMAKHSSVYPTQEELEAVQNMVSHTERALKAVSDWIDEQEKGSSEHAESDNMDMPPEDEGKEGAGEQKTEHMTRTLRGVMRVGLVAKGLLLKGDLDLELVLLCKEKPTTALLDKVADNLAIQLTAVTEDKYEILQSVDDAAIVIKNTKEPPLSLTIHLTSPVVREEMEKVLAGETLSVNDPPDVLDRQKCLAALASLRHAKWFQARANGLKSCVIVIRVLRDLCTRVPTWGPLRGWPLELLCEKSIGTANRPMGAGEALRRVLECLASGIVMPDGSGIYDPCEKEATDAIGHLDRQQREDITQSAQHALRLAAFGQLHKVLGMDPLPSKMPKKPKNENPVDYTVQIPPSTTYAITPMKRPMEEDGEEKSPSKKKKKIQKKEEKAEPPQAMNALMRLNQLKPGLQYKLVSQTGPVHAPIFTMSVEVDGNSFEASGPSKKTAKLHVAVKVLQDMGLPTGAEGRDSSKGEDSAEETEAKPAVVAPPPVVEAVSTPSAAFPSDATAEQGPILTKHGKNPVMELNEKRRGLKYELISETGGSHDKRFVMEVEVDGQKFQGAGSNKKVAKAYAALAALEKLFPDAPLALEANKKKRAPVPVRGGPKFAAKPHNPGFGMGGPMHNEVPPPPNLRGRGRGGNIRGRGRGRGFGGANHGGYMNAGAGYGSYGYGGNSATAGYSQFYSNGGHSGNTGGGGGGGGGGSSSYGSYYQGDNYNSPVPPKHAGKKQPHGGQQKSSYGSGYQSHQGQQQSYNQSQYSNYGPPQGKQKGYNHGQGSYSSYSNSYSSPGGGGGSDYNYESKFNYNSGGRSGGNSYGSGGSSYNPGSHGGYGGGSGGGSSYQGKQGGYSSQSNYNSPGSGQNYSGPPSSYQSSQGGYGRNADHSMNYQYR; via the exons atg CGTCCAATGCGAATTTTTGTGAATGATGACCGCCACGTGATGGCAAAGCATTCTTCGGTTTATCCCACACAAGAGGAGCTGGAGGCAGTGCAGAACATGGTGTCACATACCGAGCGGGCGCTCAAAGCCGTGTCCGACTGGATAGACGAGCAGGAGAAAGGCAGCAGCGAGCATGCCGAGTCCGATAACATGGATATGCCCCCAGAGGATGAGGGCAAAGAAGGGGCCGG AGAACAGAAGACGGAGCACATGACCAGAACCCTGCGGGGTGTGATGCGAGTTGGTCTCGTGGCAAAGGGCCTTCTGCTCAAAGGGGACTTGGATCTGGAGCTAGTGCTGCTATGTAAGGAGAAGCCCACGACCGCCCTCCTGGACAAGGTGGCTGACAACCTGGCCATCCAGCTCACT gcTGTAACAGAAGACAAGTATGAAATACTTCAATCTGTCGATGATGCTGCAATAgtgataaaaaacacaaaagagccTCCATTGTCCTTGACCATCCACCTGACATCCCCCGTTGtcagagaagaaatggagaaagtatTAGCTGGAG AAACGCTATCAGTCAACGACCCCCCGGACGTTCTGGACAGGCAGAAATGCCTTGCTGCCTTGGCGTCCCTCCGCCACGCCAAGTGGTTCCAG GCCAGAGCCAATGGGCTGAAGTCATGTGTCATCGTCATCCGGGTCTTGAGGGACCTGTGCACCCGCGTGCCTACCTGGGGTCCCCTCCGAGGATGG CCTCTCGAGCTGCTGTGCGAGAAATCCATTGGCACGGCCAATAGACCCATGGGAGCCGGCGAGGCCTTGCGGAGAGTGCTGGAGTGCCTGGCGTCAGGCATCGTGATGCCAG ATGGTTCTGGCATTTATGACCCTTGTGAAAAAGAAGCCACTGATGCTATTGGGCATCTAGACAGACAGCAACGGGAAGATATCACACAGAGTGCGCAG CACGCACTGCGACTCGCCGCGTTTGGCCAGCTCCATAAAGTTCTGGGTATGGATCCTCTGCCTTCCAAGATGCCGAAGAAACCAAAGAACGAAAATCCAGTGGACTACACCG tTCAAATCCCCCCCAGCACCACCTACGCCATCACACCCATGAAACGCCCCatggaggaggatggggaggagaaGTCTCCcagcaaaaagaagaagaagattcAAAAGAAAG AGGAGAAGGCAGAGCCTCCCCAAGCTATGAATGCGCTGATGAGGCTGAACCAGCTGAAGCCAGGGTTGCAGTACAAGCTGGTTTCCCAGACGGGCCCGGTCCATGCCCCCATCTTCACCATGTCCGTGGAGGTAGATGGCAATTCATTCGAGGCTTCTGGACCATCCAAGAAGACTGCCAAGCTGCACGTGGCCGTCAAG GTGTTACAGGACATGGGCTTGCCAACGGGCGCTGAAGGCCGGGACTCAAGCAAGGGGGAGGACTCAGCCGAAGAGACCGAGGCGAAGCCAGCCGTGGTGGCCCCTCCCCCTGTGGTGGAAGCTGTCTCCACCCCCAGCGCAGCCTTCCCCTCAGATGCCACTGCCGAG CAGGGGCCGATCCTGACAAAGCACGGCAAGAACCCAGTTATGGAGCTGAATGAGAAGAGGCGTGGGCTCAAGTACGAGCTCATCTCCGAGACGGGGGGCAGCCACGACAAGCGCTTCGTCATGGAG GTCGAGGTGGATGGACAGAAGTTTCAAGGTGCTGGATCGAACAAGAAGGTGGCAAAGGCATACGCTGCCCTTGCTGCACTGGAGAAGCTCTTCCCTGATGCCCCTCTCGCCCTTGAAGCCAACAAAAAGAAGAGGGCCCCAGTACCTGTCCGAGGTGGACCGAAATTTGCTGCTAAG CCACACAACCCTGGCTTTGGCATGGGTGGCCCCATGCACAACGAGGTGCCGCCGCCCCCCAACCTTCGAGGGCGGGGGCGAGGAGGGAACATCCGTGGACGAGGACGAGGGAGAGGATTTGGTGGCGCCAACCATGGAGGCTACATGAATGCTG GTGCCGGGTATGGAAGCTATGGGTATGGTGGCAACTCGGCGACAGCAGGCTACA GTCAGTTCTACAGCAACGGAGGGCATTCTGGGAATACCGGTggtggcggcggcgggggcggtggtGGCTCCTCCAGCTATGGCTCCTACTACCAAGGTGACAACTACAACTCACCAGTGCCCCCAAAACACGCTGGGAAGAAGCAACCCCACGGGGGCCAGCAGAAGTCCTCCTACGGCTCGGGCTACCAGTCCCACCAAGGCCAACAGCAGTCCTACAACCAGAGCCAGTACAGCAACTACGGCCCCCCACAGGGCAAGCAGAAAGGCTATAACCATGGACAAGGCAGCTACTCCTCCTACTCCAACTCCTACAGCTCCCCGGGCGGCGGGGGCGGCTCGGACTACAACTATGAGAGCAAATTCA ACTATAATAGCGGAGGCCGCAGCGGCGGGAACAGCTACGGCTCAGGTGGCTCGTCCTACAACCCAGGGTCACATGGGGGCTACGGCGGAGGTTCTGGGGGCGGCTCGTCATACCAAGGCAAACAAG GAGGCTACTCATCACAGTCCAACTACAACTCCCCCGGGTCCGGCCAGAATTACAGCGGCCCTCCCAGCTCTTACCAGTCCTCACAGGGCGGCTATGGCCGAAACGCAGACCACAGCATGAACTACCAGTACAGATAA